The Mytilus edulis chromosome 12, xbMytEdul2.2, whole genome shotgun sequence genome contains a region encoding:
- the LOC139497765 gene encoding interferon-induced very large GTPase 1-like, protein MSKWAFRKVDINRKKDGEWVEEDALSQDIKKVTFLRIGPSTHETVSKSNMINEILSNQKPPTFFNKKACMSFETEKLITNGMVEASWFIPSNSDSANVSQDVVMFLNLRGNCLHYEEEIRTVSSISDVVIVLINIHSLDKLNIVQTLKKIHSFDKCIIYGIESRKEEAGDITKVQDFKKQFLLNNENMIRVGGEIDFTIAQRFQRKIRKSLLNTKAKRFAEVISDINFGDEHFSIEGYTMSKDIIDFINKQPDKRTLFPLQGRVWKELCFCTKKLFRSKLEDELEELKRMKYKIEQQQFDLIEKSETLQQFTRNMLSTAKLKESNNEKRFFIAWMKTFMDERLRSNQKYNQKTLSFTLTHCYDHFIREMGLAFSIQVQHTIERKTTYRSEVGIFQKFVSNMLQFGFPFEFMNGDTGMVPLQWVKAVLSQLKEDIGDQNVYVISVLGIQSSGKSTLLNTMCGLHFAVSAGRCTRGVFMQLIRVTDDTLPFNYLLILDTEGIRASLDQTRRVFENELATFAIGLGNITILNIKGENTSEIENFLQIAVHACLRLKMVNKNLKMQQRCVFLHQNVDAHDADVRLKDDIDKLMHRLDEMVKYAALSEDRSDIFSFNQVIGIKPESDVRYFPNL, encoded by the coding sequence ATGTCGAAGTGGGCATTTCGAAAAGTTGACATTAATAGAAAAAAGGATGGAGAATGGGTAGAGGAAGATGCACTGTCTCAGGATATTAAAAAAGTTACTTTCCTTAGAATTGGACCTTCGACACATGAAACTGTTTCCAAATCAAACATGATTAACGAAATTCTATCAAATCAAAAGCCTCctacattttttaataaaaaagctTGCATGTCATTCGAAACCGAGAAATTAATAACGAATGGAATGGTTGAGGCGTCATGGTTTATACCCTCTAATAGCGATTCAGCAAATGTTTCCCAAGACGTGGTAATGTTTTTGAACTTGAGAGGCAACTGTTTGCATTACGAGGAAGAAATCAGAACTGTATCGTCCATTTCAGATGTAGTCATTGTTCTAATAAATATCCACAGTCTTGATAAATTAAATATTGTCCAAACCCTTAAAAAGATACATTCTTTTGATAAGTGTATAATTTATGGTATCGAGAGCAGAAAAGAAGAAGCTGGGGACATAACTAAAGTTCAAGACTTCAAGaaacaatttttgttaaataacgAGAACATGATCAGGGTAGGAGGTGAAATAGACTTTACCATTGCTCAGCGCTTTCAACGAAAAATACGAAAGTCTTTATTGAATACAAAGGCAAAAAGGTTTGCAGAAGTGATATCAGATATCAACTTTGGCGATGAACATTTTTCCATTGAAGGCTATACAATGTCTAAAGACATTATTGATTTTATAAACAAACAACCTGACAAACGCACACTTTTTCCACTACAAGGCAGAGTATGGAAAGAATTATGCTTTTGTACGAAAAAATTATTTAGGTCAAAATTAGAAGACGAACTAGAAGAATTGAAaagaatgaaatataaaattgagcAGCAACAATTTGATTTGATTGAAAAAAGTGAAACCTTGCAGCAATTTACACGCAACATGCTCAGTACAGCCAAACTAAAAGAAAGTAATAACGAAAAGCGGTTTTTCATAGCTTGGATGAAAACTTTCATGGATGAAAGGTTAAGATCTAATCAAAAATATAATCAGAAAACCTTAAGTTTTACACTCACACATTGTTATGATCATTTTATACGAGAAATGGGTCTGGCATTTTCAATTCAGGTTCAACACACAATTGAACGCAAAACTACATACAGGTCGGAGGTTGGCATATTTCAAAAGTTTGTAAGCAACATGCTACAGTTTGGTTTTCCATTTGAGTTCATGAACGGAGACACAGGTATGGTGCCACTGCAGTGGGTAAAAGCCGTTCTAAGTCAATTGAAAGAAGATATCGGTGATCAAAACGTATATGTTATATCTGTACTTGGTATCCAAAGTTCTGGAAAGTCTACTCTTCTAAATACTATGTGTGGACTCCACTTTGCAGTCAGCGCTGGAAGATGTACTCGTGGTGTATTCATGCAGTTGATCAGAGTTACAGACGATACCTTACCATTCAATTATTTACTTATTCTTGACACAGAAGGTATCCGCGCTTCTTTGGATCAGACTAGGCGTGTTTTTGAAAATGAACTTGCTACGTTTGCAATTGGTCTCGGAAATATCACTATATTGAACATCAAAGGTGAAAATACTTCTGAAATagaaaatttccttcaaattgcCGTCCATGCTTGCTTAAGACTAAAGATggtaaacaaaaatctaaaaatgCAACAAAGGTGCGTATTTTTACACCAAAATGTGGATGCCCATGATGCAGACGTTAGATTGAAAGACGATATAGACAAACTTATGCATAGATTAGACGAAATGGTCAAATATGCTGCTCTCAGTGAAGATCGTTCTGACATTTTCTCATTTAATCAAGTTATTGGAATAAAACCCGAGTCGGACGTGCGGTATTTTCCCAACTTATGA
- the LOC139497766 gene encoding interferon-induced very large GTPase 1-like: MLKDLKLEEFHPSKISLLMINEIIQNSTDEKVTEKSIPWLLLRKFMNLNYKGRDEDLNALYDYDEDEDERSEKNNIHLHPLDVFLLTYLCCDPILQQELLSKMFFCRLAVPFIYRNLEDKLNMSKWAFRKIVISRKRGEEWVENDALSELVKIVSFIRVGPQTHDTVSKSNMINELISFPPMSTFFNRKTCVSYETEKLITNGMVEASWFVPSNRSYDNSPITFQDVVMFLNLRGNSLEHDEEVRLVFSISDVIVVHIDANILTKSNIVLHLEKMHSFGKLMIYGIDCKKGEHGSKAKFNCFKEKIKENDVSTKCIEVAGGIDLALVKRFKRYILDFLSKNNAKQFSEVISNIKFVDDSFSVDGYRMAKDIVDIIDKQSGNYECPFFPLQDTTWKKLCECTKELFRSKSKEDEDIWRKLQKKILQEQFNWIKKSRTLQHFARNRLSQGYDNRNTNETLFFIAWIKSLMEERLRTVNKYKQKQFKLAPCYEHFIREMGQAFSIVDTFPRENIYKWDARIFPSFVSSMLQFGFPFELMDGDTGMVPLQWVKAVFSHLKEDIGDTTVYVISVLGIQSSGKSTLLNTMFGLHFAVSAGKCTRGVFMQLIKVEDRTLPFNYLLILDTEGIQNDTTDRRKFENELATFAIGLGNITILNIKGENTSQIINFLQIAVHACLRLKMANNNIKLEQRCVFVHQNVSAHDAFDRLQEERDKLIHTLDTVVKEAATSLDRSDIFSFKQVIGINADKDVWYFPDLWQGEPPMATVTPGYSTKVLSLKRHILHSIAKQHGTSYSVNETYTRIEDFCKGILTDNFLFSFQNSLEIRVYREMDSEFQIHTWELELITDELISKTSDKIAQCTEEKLECVCVMSCEKLKKTLENHFTLRKEEFLNFIETNRFRDIMKQYKGCKTLQLNELRELLITKGQNKIQRLKKRHQSSLDQISKMKKHMRELKEKAQDLVAKCKTNELSEKDTIYHFNEMWVKWLDGIYSIKDENMLSVDKIVQKKMFEMFHLETPWLQDEIKKYNLDEYRTMKTLVNSIPLNQLHDDHITSPFPIDVDQSKDAVLLKLKLNAFKTINIIMKKIDTYISSLQKEYLPFKESYATIVFRFLIEDLYANNSNTSNSFSLTTKLRAKLAVHIRMYIGKVFTDLNKEWMEKNDLKKQTESERQTYLGDFLGMVKDKTIEMRMANLFVKKMQKFITETVQQNIPADVVKSIIPGIYNTKHNLMIGIMTYLVHKSDFDEYRQFLDDSYLYALDYLTELINVKMFITKGHDNEYTKIAEKHITIIFEKIEESIDHATKYFNENCCSNKQKICLWYKLFEQKFNTTFMVPNGIFLTDIEDEIVDIYNYKKLIIGELKQLRETIKDQFKNQTAENVKWAKSPYQKVFKQLWGCRAECPFCKESCKKNYQHRGETHACIEHRPPALWGIRRKSTKMMATMPCNCLVSSSETFLCDAIFDSKHKCPGKCEGKCKLPYSKYKTLIPEWTIETIPVCQPPKYWRWFMSKFQKELCEAYRYMPSENNSEELSFQDAIDSLT, from the coding sequence ATGCTGAAAGATCTTAAATTGGAAGAGTTTCATCCTTCAAAAATTTCTCTActaatgataaatgaaatcatTCAAAATTCTACTGATGAAAAAGTGACTGAAAAGTCTATCCCTTGGTTGTTACTCAGAAAATTCATGAACCTTAACTACAAGGGAAGAGACGAAGATTTAAATGCTCTTTATGATTATGATGAAGATGAAGACGAAAGgtctgaaaaaaataacattcaccTACATCCGTTAGATGTCTTTCTTCTAACTTATTTATGTTGCGATCCTATTCTACAACAAGAACTGTTATCCAAAATGTTTTTCTGTCGACTTGCTGTACCATTTATTTATCGCAATTTGGAAGACAAACTAAACATGTCAAAATGGGCTTTTCGGAAAATTGTCATAAGTAGAAAAAGGGGCGAAGAATGGGTAGAGAATGATGCTCTGTCGGAGCTTGTTAAAATAGTTTCTTTCATTAGAGTCGGACCACAGACACATGACACAGTTTCCAAATCAAATATGATTAACGAATTAATATCGTTTCCACCAATGTCTacattttttaatagaaaaactTGTGTATCGTACGAAACCGAGAAACTAATAACAAATGGAATGGTGGAGGCGTCATGGTTTGTTCCTTCTAACCGTTCATACGACAATTCACCAATTACATTCCAAGACGTGgttatgtttttgaatttgagGGGCAACAGTTTGGAACACGACGAAGAAGTCAGATTGGTGTTTTCTATTTCAGATGTTATAGTTGTTCACATAGATGCCAACATTTTAACTAAATCCAATATTGTCCTACATCTTGAAAAGATGCATTCTTTTGGTAAATTGATGATTTATGGTATAGATTGCAAAAAGGGAGAACATGGAAGCAAAGCTAAATTTAACTGCTTCaaggaaaaaataaaagaaaatgacgTAAGCACAAAATGTATCGAAGTAGCTGGTGGAATTGATCTAGCACTTGTTAAAAGGTTTAAAcgatatattttagattttctatcaaaaaacaatgcaaaacaattttcAGAAGTGATATCAAATATCAAGTTTGTAGATGACAGTTTTTCCGTTGATGGTTATAGAATGGCTAAGGATATAGTAGATATTATAGACAAACAATCTGGAAACTACGAATGCCCGTTTTTCCCACTACAAGATACAACATGGAAAAAATTATGCGAATGCACGAAAGAATTATTTAGATCAAAGTCGAAAGAAGATGAAGATATATGGAGaaaacttcaaaaaaaaattctacaggAACAGTTTAATTGGATTAAGAAAAGTAGGACCTTGCAACATTTTGCACGCAACAGGCTCAGTCAAGGTTATGATAATAGAAATACTAACGAAACTCTTTTTTTCATTGCATGGATAAAATCACTAATGGAGGAAAGGTTAAGAACCGTtaacaaatataaacagaaaCAGTTCAAATTAGCACCTTGCTATGAACATTTCATACGAGAAATGGGTCAGGCGTTTTCAATTGTCGACACATTTCCACGAGAAAACATCTATAAATGGGATGCTAGAATATTTCCATCGTTTGTTAGCAGCATGCTACAGTTTGGTTTTCCATTTGAATTGATGGACGGAGACACTGGTATGGTGCCATTGCAATGGGTAAAAGCCGTTTTTAGTCATCTTAAAGAAGACATTGGTGATACAACGGTATATGTTATATCTGTACTTGGTATACAAAGTTCTGGAAAGTCTACACTTCTTAATACCATGTTTGGACTGCACTTTGCAGTAAGCGCCGGGAAATGTACTCGTGGTGTATTTATGCAGCTTATTAaagttgaagaccgtaccttacCATTCAATTATTTACTTATTCTTGACACAGAAGGGATTCAGAATGACACGACAGACCGGCgtaaattcgaaaatgaacttgCCACGTTTGCAATTGGTCTTGGAAATATTACTATATTGAACATTAAAGGTGAAAATACATCCCAAATAATTAACTTCCTTCAAATTGCCGTCCATGCTTGTTTAAGACTGAAAATGGCAAACAATAATATAAAACTAGAACAACGGTGCGTATTTGTACATCAAAATGTGAGTGCCCATGATGCATTCGACAGATTGCAAGAAGAAAGAGACAAACTTATACATACATTAGACACAGTGGTCAAAGAAGCTGCTACAAGTCTAGATCGTTCTGATATATTCTCATTTAAACAAGTTATTGGAATAAATGCTGATAAGGACGTATGGTATTTTCCCGACTTATGGCAAGGAGAACCTCCAATGGCGACTGTTACACCAGGTTACAGTACAAAGGTTTTAAGTTTAAAACGACACATACTACATAGCATTGCAAAACAACATGGAACAAGCTATTCTGTAAATGAAACATATACAAGAattgaagatttttgtaaaggaatACTTACAGATAATTTTTTGTTCAGTTTCCAGAACAGTCTTGAAATCAGAGTTTACAGAGAAATGGATTCAGAATTTCAAATTCATACATGGGAACTCGAATTGATAACTGACGAATTGATCTCTAAGACAAGTGATAAAATTGCTCAATGTACAGAGGAAAAACTTGAGTGTGTTTGTGTAATGTCTTgcgaaaaattaaagaaaacgtTAGAAAACCATTTTACTTTGAGAAAAGAGGAGTTCCTGAATTTTATAGAGACAAACAGATTTAGAGATATAATGAAGCAGTATAAAGGATGCAAAACATTACAACTTAATGAACTGAGAGAACTACTTATAACGAAaggacaaaataaaatacaacgtCTGAAAAAACGGCACCAGTCCTCCTTAGATCAaatatctaaaatgaaaaaacataTGAGAGAACTAAAAGAAAAAGCTCAAGATCTGGTTGcgaaatgtaaaacaaatgagTTATCAGAAAAAGACACGATTTATCATTTTAACGAAATGTGGGTTAAATGGTTGGACGGTATCTATTCCATCAAAGATGAAAACATGTTGTCAGTTGACAAGATCgttcaaaaaaaaatgtttgaaatgtttCATTTAGAAACTCCGTGGTTACAagacgaaataaaaaaatataacttagATGAATATCGCACAATGAAAACACTTGTAAATAGTATTCCATTGAATCAGCTTCATGATGATCATATCACATCGCCATTCCCAATAGATGTTGATCAGTCAAAAGATGCAGTTTTGTTAAAACTTAAGCTCAATGCTTTCAAAACAATCaacataataatgaaaaaaattgatacTTATATTTCTTCATTACAAAAGGAATATCTTCCATTCAAAGAGTCGTATGCTACAAtagtatttagatttttgattgaAGACCTATACGCAAATAATTCAAACACCAGTAACTCTTTTTCACTGACAACAAAACTTCGTGCAAAACTGGCAGTGCATATAAGAATGTACATAGGGAAAGTTTTTACTGATTTAAATAAAGAATGGATGGAgaaaaatgatttgaaaaaacAAACGGAGTCTGAAAGACAAACATATTTAGGAGACTTTTTAGGCATGGTGAAAGACAAAACAATAGAAATGAGAATGGcaaatttgtttgtaaaaaagATGCAGAAATTTATCACGGAAACCGTTCAACAAAACATACCTGCAGATGTGGTTAAAAGTATAATTCCTGGCATTTATAATACAAAGCATAACCTAATGATAGGAATAATGACATACCTGGTACACAAATCTGACTTTGATGAATATAGGCAATTTCTTGACGACAGTTATTTATATGCGCTCGATTATCTAACAGAGTTAATTaatgtaaaaatgttcatcacCAAAGGCCACGACAATGAATACACAAAAATTGCAGAGAAGCACATCACTATAATCTTTGAAAAAATTGAGGAAAGCATTGACCATGCTACAAAATATTTCAACGAAAACTGTTGTAGTAATAAGCAGAAAATATGTTTATGGTATAAATTATTTGAGCAGAAGTTTAATACCACTTTCATGGTCCCAAATGGTATATTTCTAACAGATATTGAAGATGAAATCGTAGATATTTATAATTACAAGAAACTTATAATCGGCGAGCTTAAACAATTAAGGGAAACTATAAAAGATCAATTCAAAAATCAAACTGCAGAAAATGTAAAGTGGGCAAAATCTCCTTACCAAAAAGTGTTCAAACAGTTATGGGGATGCAGAGCTGAATGCCCTTTTTGTAAAGAAAGTTGTAAGAAGAACTATCAACACAGAGGGGAAACTCATGCATGCATTGAGCACAGACCTCCAGCTTTATGGGGTATACGGAGGAAATCCACTAAGATGATGGCAACGATGCCTTGCAATTGTTTAGTTTCCTCAAGTGAAACATTCCTTTGTGATGCCATTTTTGATAGTAAACATAAGTGCCCCGGGAAATGCGAAGGAAAATGTAAATTGCCGTACAGTAAATATAAAACACTGATACCTGAATGGACTATTGAAACAATACCTGTCTGTCAACCACCAAAATACTGGCGTTGGTTCAtgtcaaaattccaaaaagagtTGTGCGAGGCATATCGCTATATGCCGTCAGAAAATAATTCAGAGGAGCTCTCTTTCCAGGATGCAATTGATTCTCTTACCTAA